A part of Gossypium hirsutum isolate 1008001.06 chromosome A07, Gossypium_hirsutum_v2.1, whole genome shotgun sequence genomic DNA contains:
- the LOC107910638 gene encoding developmental protein SEPALLATA 1 has translation MGRGRVELKRIENKINRQVTFAKRRNGLLKKAYELSVLCDAEVALIIFSNRGKLYEFCSSSSMLKTLDRYQKCSYGAVEVSKPAKELESSYREYLKLKARYEELQRTQRNLLGEDLGPLNSKELEQLEHQLESSLKHVRSTKTQYMLDQLTELQNKEQMLMETNRALSIKLEEISARNQFRASWEGGEQSVAFTNQQAQSMGLFQPLECNPTLQIGYCNPVASDQMAATTHAPQVNGFIPGWML, from the exons ATGGGGAGAGGAAGAGTAGAGTTGAAGAGGATAGAGAACAAAATAAATAGACAAGTTACATTTGCAAAGAGAAGAAATGGGTTGCTCAAGAAAGCTTATGAGCTCTCAGTTTTATGTGATGCTGAGGTTGCTCTTATTATTTTCTCTAACCGTGGCAAGCTCTATGAGTTTTGTAGCAGTTCTAG CATGCTCAAAACACTTGATAGATACCAGAAATGCAGTTATGGTGCAGTGGAAGTTAGCAAGCCAGCCAAGGAGCTTGAG AGCAGCTACAGGGAGTACCTAAAACTGAAAGCTAGATATGAGGAACTGCAACGAACTCAGAG GAATCTCCTTGGTGAAGACTTGGGTCCATTGAACTCAAAGGAGCTTGAGCAGCTTGAGCATCAACTAGAGTCATCCTTGAAACATGTCCGCTCCACCAAG ACCCAATATATGCTTGACCAGCTTACTGAACTTCAGAATAAG GAACAAATGCTAATGGAAACTAACAGGGCTTTGTCAATAAAG CTTGAAGAAATTAGTGCCAGAAACCAGTTTCGAGCATCATGGGAAGGTGGTGAGCAAAGTGTAGCATTCACTAACCAGCAGGCTCAATCTATGGGGTTGTTTCAGCCATTGGAATGCAATCCAACTTTGCAGATAGG GTACTGCAATCCTGTTGCTTCAGACCAGATGGCTGCAACAACTCATGCTCCGCAAGTCAATGGGTTTATCCCTGGATGGATGCTCTAA